CTCTACCTGATCTCGCTGTTCAGCTCCTACCTGGCAACGAGGGTGATCGTCGTCAACGTCCTCGGGCTGTCGGGGGGGACGTACAACCACTACTTCACGCTCTTCCTGCCTCCGATCGACGTCGTCTACTCGCTGGCGAAGGCGGTCATCTTCGCGATGCTCGTCGCGCTGATCCACTGCTACTACGGGTTCAACGCGACGGGAGGTCCGGCGGGCGTCGGGGTGGCGGTCGGTCGGGCGATCCGGACGTCCATCGTGGTGATCAACATCGTGAACCTGGCGATGTCCGCCGTCTTCTGGGGGACGGGCGAGACGGTGAGGATCGCCGGATGACGCGCAGCAACCCCCGTCTCGGCATCGTCGCCCTGGTCCTGCTCACCGCCGCGACCGCGCTGCTCTACCTGTTCGTGGCCGGATCGTTCAAGCCCGGCTACCGGACGACCGCCACCTTCGAGCGCGCCGGGCAGCTCCTGCGCGCGGGCAGCGACGTGAAGATGCGCGGGGTGCTGGTGGGGGAGGTGGAGACGATCGCCGTCCTCCCCGACGGGACGGCCCGCGTCGGGATGCGGATCCTACCGGAGCACGAGATCGCCCAGAACGTGAACGCGGCGATCCGCGCGAAGACGCTGTTCGGCGAGAAGTACGTCGACCTGATCGTGCCGGAAGAGCCGTCGGGCCGCCTGGGCGAGGGGGACGAGATACCACTCGAGCGAACGATCGGGCCGATCGAGGTCGAGACGATCCTCGAGCGGGGCGTGCCGCTGCTGGCCGCCATCGACCCGCAGAACCTCGCCGCCGCCATGCAGACGCTCGTGCAGGCTTTCGCCGGGAACGAAGAGGCGCTCAGACGCGCGACCGTGCAGGGGGTGGACCTGCTCGAGGGCACCCGGGAGACCCTCCCCGAGTTCGAGCGCAACCTGCAGCACCTGGACACCTTCTCGCGTGCGCTGGACGAGGCGGACGAGGACCTCCTTCGCGCGATGGACGGGCTGGAGCGCGTCGGCGGGACGACGGCCCGCAACGCCGAGCAGCTGCGCGCCCTGCTGCGCCACCTCCCGTCGGTCTCCCGCGACCTCGGAGACATCCTGTCCGCCCGCGAGCCAGACCTGGCCGACCTGGCCACGCAGGGCGCTCCCGTCCTCGAGGTGGTGGCGGCGAAGGCCGACTCGATACCCCGCCTCCTCCAGCTCACCGATGGGTTCCTGGGGATGTGGATAGTGAACCTGTCCGCCGGTCCCTACTGGCGGATCTTCGTGACCGACGAGCCTCCCCATCCCCGTCCGTACCCGCCCGGGGAGGAGCCGCGTCCGCGTATGACGACCACGGCGGCCGAACGGCGGGCGCTGTTGCGCGACGTGGGCGCGATGCGCCGCGGCGAGGTCCCCGCGCTCCCGGACGCCCTCCTCGCCCCGATCGCGCCCGACCGGGCGCGTGAGCTGCTGGGGGTCGGTCCGTGACCGGCTCTCTGCCCGCGGTCGTCTTCAAGCTGGTCGTGTTCGCGATCTTCACCGTCCTCGTGACCGGGATGCTCGCCGCCGTCATCGGCAACTACGACCCCTTCAACGCCTACTACGACGTCGACGTCGAGTTCAGCGACGCCACCGGCCTGCTGCGCAACGACGTCGTGAAGATCGCCGGCGTCAACGTCGGGAAGGTGACCGGCGCCCGCATCTCCCGCGAGCCGGGCAAGGAGGACATCGCCGAGGTGACGGTCCAGGTGCGCAGCGACGTCGACCTCCCGTCGGATGTCCGGGCCGCCATCCGGTTCCGCAACCTCCTCGGCCAACGCATGGTGGTCTTCTACCCTGGGGACCGCGGGAGCGCGCCGATGCCGAAGGACGGACGCGCGAGGGTGCCCGTCGCGCAGACCACCCCCGCCTTCGACCTGTCCGTCGTCTTCAACAACCTGCGCCCGGTCCTGCAGAACCTCGACCCCGAGGACGCGAACGTGGTCTCGCGGGCGATCGTCGAGATCTTCTCGGGTCGCGAGGCCCAGACCCAGCGGACGATCGCCCAGCTCGCCGACCTCGCCGAGACGCTGGGCGACCGCGGACCGGTGGCGGCCGAGCTGGTCGCGGACCTCGACGTGGTCGTGACCAACCTCGCGCAGCGGGAGGCGGAGCTCCGGTCCGTGCTCGGCTCCTTCGACCAGCTCATGGCGACCCTCGCCGGCCGCTCCGGCGAGCTGGGGCGGGTGGTCGACAACGTGGGCTCCATGTCGCAGGCCACCGCCGCGCTGGTCGCGGAGAACCGTCCGGGGCTAGACCAGATGATCGCCCAGCTCCGCGACATCCTCGCCGTCGCCTCGGCCCAGCGGGCCGAGCTCGACACGGCCCTGAAGGCGCTCCCGGGCGCCACGCACGGCCTGCTGCGCGCCACCACCTACGGGGAGTGGGCGAACCTGATCGGCGTGTGCGTCGACGGGGTGGGATGTCCGGAGGCCGAGGGG
The sequence above is drawn from the Actinomycetota bacterium genome and encodes:
- a CDS encoding ABC transporter permease; amino-acid sequence: VIFFMAFFTGTQVGLEGFKGLQLIGAEAFTGFVSAFANTREITPLIAGITLAAQVGAGFTAELGAMRISEEVDALETMGVRPIPYLVSSRIIAAIVAVVPLYLISLFSSYLATRVIVVNVLGLSGGTYNHYFTLFLPPIDVVYSLAKAVIFAMLVALIHCYYGFNATGGPAGVGVAVGRAIRTSIVVINIVNLAMSAVFWGTGETVRIAG
- a CDS encoding MCE family protein: MTRSNPRLGIVALVLLTAATALLYLFVAGSFKPGYRTTATFERAGQLLRAGSDVKMRGVLVGEVETIAVLPDGTARVGMRILPEHEIAQNVNAAIRAKTLFGEKYVDLIVPEEPSGRLGEGDEIPLERTIGPIEVETILERGVPLLAAIDPQNLAAAMQTLVQAFAGNEEALRRATVQGVDLLEGTRETLPEFERNLQHLDTFSRALDEADEDLLRAMDGLERVGGTTARNAEQLRALLRHLPSVSRDLGDILSAREPDLADLATQGAPVLEVVAAKADSIPRLLQLTDGFLGMWIVNLSAGPYWRIFVTDEPPHPRPYPPGEEPRPRMTTTAAERRALLRDVGAMRRGEVPALPDALLAPIAPDRARELLGVGP
- a CDS encoding MlaD family protein encodes the protein MTGSLPAVVFKLVVFAIFTVLVTGMLAAVIGNYDPFNAYYDVDVEFSDATGLLRNDVVKIAGVNVGKVTGARISREPGKEDIAEVTVQVRSDVDLPSDVRAAIRFRNLLGQRMVVFYPGDRGSAPMPKDGRARVPVAQTTPAFDLSVVFNNLRPVLQNLDPEDANVVSRAIVEIFSGREAQTQRTIAQLADLAETLGDRGPVAAELVADLDVVVTNLAQREAELRSVLGSFDQLMATLAGRSGELGRVVDNVGSMSQATAALVAENRPGLDQMIAQLRDILAVASAQRAELDTALKALPGATHGLLRATTYGEWANLIGVCVDGVGCPEAEGTAGAMAHIFAPAAGVRR